In one window of Erwinia tasmaniensis Et1/99 DNA:
- the sctV gene encoding type III secretion system export apparatus subunit SctV — MSALFVWLNRLAISAMQRSEVVGAAIVMSIVFMMIIPLPTGLIDVLIALNICISSLLIVLAMYLPKPLAFSTFPSVLLLTTMFRLALSISTTRQILLQQDAGHIVEAFGNFVVGGNLAVGLVIFLILTVVNFLVITKGSERVAEVAARFTLDAMPGKQMSIDSDLRAGLLEAHQARQRRENLAKESQLFGAMDGAMKFVKGDAIAGLVIVFINMIGGFAIGVLQNGMEPGAAMHIYSVLTIGDGLIAQIPALLISLTAGMIITRVSADGQQVDANIGREIAEQLTSQPKAWIMSAAGMLGFALLPGMPTAVFIIISAIALGSGLFQLWRTRQQDNQQQADQLQAQQLAPEDNGHQDLRRFNPTRAYLLQFSPAHSNSAAAESLIQHIRRLRNRLVYHFGFTLPSFDIEFSPALDDGEFRFCVYEIPLVTATFAVDRLAVRKSSIELHAADGDSDGPIQPGQAERDEHHWCWLPPQHPWLQQEDRRYWNAEQLIMLRMEQAIHQSGAQFIGLQESKSILNWLESEQPELAQELQRIMPLSRFAAVLQRLASERIPLRSVRTIAETLIEHGQHERDSAALTDFVRIALKEHICHQYQQPNGLDAWLLTPETEELLRDSLRQAQSETFFSLAQEYGVNLLNQLRSAFPPYDNHQALILVAQDLRSPLRALLKDEFHAVPVLSFAELTSNVAINVLGRLDLHQSPPDFQENDPCMNYAY, encoded by the coding sequence TATCTGCATTTCATCCCTGCTGATCGTGCTGGCGATGTATCTGCCAAAGCCGCTGGCCTTCTCGACCTTTCCATCCGTACTGCTGCTGACCACCATGTTCCGCCTGGCGCTGTCGATCTCCACCACCCGCCAGATCCTGCTACAGCAGGATGCCGGGCATATCGTGGAGGCCTTCGGTAACTTCGTGGTCGGCGGCAATCTGGCGGTCGGCCTGGTGATCTTTCTGATCCTGACCGTCGTCAACTTTTTAGTTATCACCAAAGGTTCAGAACGCGTGGCTGAAGTGGCCGCGCGTTTTACCCTTGACGCGATGCCGGGCAAGCAGATGTCGATAGACAGCGATCTGCGTGCCGGTCTGCTCGAAGCGCATCAGGCGCGCCAGCGCCGGGAAAACCTGGCGAAAGAGAGCCAGCTGTTCGGCGCGATGGATGGGGCAATGAAGTTTGTCAAAGGCGATGCCATTGCCGGGCTGGTAATTGTTTTTATCAATATGATCGGCGGCTTTGCCATCGGCGTGCTGCAAAACGGCATGGAGCCGGGCGCGGCGATGCATATCTATTCGGTACTGACCATCGGTGACGGCCTGATCGCCCAGATCCCCGCCCTGCTGATCTCCCTGACCGCCGGGATGATCATCACCCGCGTTTCCGCCGACGGCCAGCAGGTTGATGCCAATATCGGCCGCGAAATCGCCGAGCAGCTCACCAGCCAGCCGAAGGCCTGGATTATGTCCGCCGCCGGGATGCTGGGCTTCGCGCTGCTGCCCGGTATGCCCACGGCGGTATTTATCATCATCAGCGCCATCGCGCTCGGCAGCGGCCTGTTCCAGCTGTGGCGCACCAGGCAGCAGGATAATCAGCAGCAGGCCGACCAGCTCCAGGCGCAGCAGCTGGCACCGGAAGATAACGGTCATCAGGATCTGCGCCGCTTTAACCCCACGCGGGCCTATCTGTTGCAGTTCAGCCCGGCGCACAGCAACAGCGCAGCGGCCGAATCGCTGATCCAGCATATTCGCCGCCTGCGCAACCGGCTGGTTTATCACTTTGGCTTTACCCTGCCGAGCTTTGATATCGAATTTTCCCCGGCGCTGGACGACGGCGAATTCCGCTTCTGCGTGTATGAAATTCCGCTGGTGACCGCCACCTTCGCCGTTGATCGGCTGGCGGTCAGAAAAAGCAGCATTGAACTCCACGCTGCCGATGGTGACAGTGACGGCCCGATCCAGCCCGGCCAGGCCGAACGCGATGAACATCACTGGTGCTGGCTGCCCCCGCAGCATCCGTGGCTGCAACAGGAGGATCGGCGCTACTGGAACGCCGAACAGCTGATCATGCTGCGGATGGAGCAGGCTATCCACCAAAGCGGCGCGCAGTTTATCGGCTTGCAGGAGAGCAAATCGATCCTCAACTGGCTGGAGAGCGAGCAGCCGGAGCTGGCGCAGGAGCTGCAACGCATTATGCCGCTTTCCCGTTTTGCGGCGGTACTGCAACGTCTGGCCTCGGAGCGCATTCCGCTGCGTTCAGTGCGCACCATTGCCGAAACGCTGATCGAGCACGGCCAGCACGAACGCGACAGCGCCGCCCTGACCGATTTTGTACGCATCGCGCTAAAAGAACATATCTGCCACCAGTATCAGCAGCCAAACGGGCTGGATGCGTGGCTGCTGACGCCGGAAACCGAGGAGTTACTGCGCGACTCGCTGCGCCAGGCGCAGAGCGAAACCTTCTTCTCCCTGGCCCAGGAGTACGGCGTCAACCTGCTGAATCAGCTGCGCAGCGCCTTCCCGCCTTATGACAATCATCAGGCGCTGATCCTCGTCGCCCAGGATTTACGCAGCCCGCTGCGCGCCCTGCTGAAAGATGAGTTTCACGCGGTGCCGGTGCTCTCCTTTGCTGAATTAACCAGTAACGTTGCCATTAACGTACTGGGACGGCTCGATTTACACCAGTCACCGCCCGATTTTCAGGAAAATGATCCATGTATGAATTACGCGTACTGA